In Cryptomeria japonica chromosome 5, Sugi_1.0, whole genome shotgun sequence, the genomic window ATTAGTGAAAGAGATAATTGTTTAGCTGTATAGCAGGGTGTGCTAAATTTATATTTATCTTTCTTAGTTATAACATAGATAGAGCCTTAACAAGATAATGGCGGCCCTCTGCATGTTTTTTAAATGATTTACGCCATTGTCAACGTTTAATTTCAAATTGTGATTCGCATGTATAGGGTGGACTTTGATTATTTTGTTTTCAGAATTAAAATAGGATGAGGAGTGCTTATGAAGTTGTCTAGATTTTTGTGATTTTCAGTATAAATAAAGTTGTGTTTCTTAAGGTTAAAGTGTGTATAAGTTTTTTTTGGGTTGTTGTTGATGATAGAAGGATAAATAATTTTATAAGATGTAATGATTAGTGAATTATTTGTGATCTATTTAATTTGATGAATAAATAAagaatcatttaattaattcttttgatgtatattttttgtttacaatttcttatattttttaataatcatgatatttattattattaatatgaatttgtatTAATTGATGTCATAATTATGTTTTAAAAAAGttgaattataatttttatttttaggtgatttaaaaaaaaaatgttttaattaGATTATCTAGAAAAAATTGTTTagaatttttataaatatttatttaaaaatttatcatCAAAAACTAAAACTTAAAAGTCTCACACGATTGGTTAAGTCATTctcaaaatttgaaaatcaataGAAATTGTGTAAATGAAGGTAAAATGGATTTAAGATCAATTAATTAAGATATTCtaccattcttctaaatttgatcTTTTTAAAAGTAATAGATTTTCTTAATACGTATTTACTTCTTATAATGATTTAGTTGAAACTTTCTTTATAAAAAGGTTATAcataattttctctcaaaaaattTACAACTCAACAATTTCTATACAAAAATTAATTTCAATGAATATAATAAACATCTCATATAAttaaagtctctctctctctctctctctctctctctctctctctctctctctctctctctctctctctctctctctcactcactctctctctctctctctctctctctctctctctctctctctctctctctctcactctctctctctctctctctctctctctctctctctctctctctctctcacacacacacacacacacacacacacacacacacacacacacacacacacacacacacacacacacacacaacttagaCTTAGTTGATTTCAAATGTTGATGGATAGTTACCGAGTGTTTTGATCATAGATTTTAATTTTAACTTAGAATCACGTAACATTATGTGAATGAAATGTATAATgatgaaatataaaatacatttcttaaaaatatatataatgttGTGATTGCTTACAATTTTGATCTTATTTTCTATGGCTAAGATTGTACATCATTTTGAATTGAAATTTGTGATTCTAACCTAAGATGAAATGGAGTTTTTCATGAATGCAAAATTTGTTTCATGTGCCTAATATCATTAAAGAGGAGACGCATGCCCTTCTAGTATCCTCAAAATCTTAAATATAGGACTTGACAATTTAATGTGAATTATTTGCCCATTAGACCTCCCAGGGATTAGAAATACCAAATTGAACCTACTTCAAGAAGTAATTGGAAGCtcctaataaaatattattaatagaAGCAAGTGATGTCAGAGATGAGATCATTATATAATTAAGACTTAAGAACATAAACTAAGAAGAATATTTTTCATTCGTATTTATTACAATGAATCTGTACAGGTTCATATACATCTCTAGATCCTATAATCATGCTGTGTGCGTTATGCATACAGCTACACTATCTACAGGATAGGAAAGTATCCAAAAACAATTAAGGAAAAATCAGAAGACAGTTTAGGAAAGAATCCAGTTTAGGAAAGAATCAGAAAAAAATCAGAATATCGCAACACTCCCCCTCAAGTTGGTGCATAGATGTCACACATGCCCAACTTGCCCAAAAATGTTGAGAACACTCGACTTGAAACTGCTTTGGTGAGAATATCGGCCAACTGATCCTCTGATCGAATCGTAGGCAGCTCCACAATCTTCTCATCTAACTTCTCTTTAATGAAGAATCTGTCTACCTCCACATGCTTTGTACGATCATGTTGAACCGGATTATGAGCAATATCACAAGTTGCTTTATTGTCACAATATAGTTGAATTGGCCGCCTAGGCGGATAGCCCAAATCTATTAGGAGAAGTCTTAGCCACAACGCTTCACATACTCCAAGTGCCATACCTCTAAATTCTGCCTCTGCACTTGATCGTGCAACAACATTCTGTTTTTTGCTTCTCCATGTAACGAGATTACCTCCTACAAAGGTGAAATAACCTGAGGTAGAACGTCTGTCATCTACTGCTCCAGCCCAGTCAACATCAGTATATGCATCCACATTTTGATAATCCTCCCTTTTAGTGAATAAAATTCCTTTTCCAGGAGCAGACTTCAAATACCTCAAAATGCGCATAACTGCATTCATATGTTGCTCTCCAGGATTATGCATAAACTGGCTAACAATACTCAATGCATAGGCAAGGTCCGACCTTGTGTGTGCTAAGTACATCAATCTTCCTACAAGTCTCTGGTATCTTCCTTTATCAACTGGTACTTGATTAGACTCAATACATAACTTCAAGCTTTCTTCCACTGGTGTATCAGCTGGTTGACATGCTGACATACCAGTTTCTCGTAACAAGTCTAAGGCATACTTTCTTTGAGACAGAAAGATCCCTTTATCAGATCGAGACACTTCGATCCCAAGGAAATATTTTAAGGGACCGAGGTCTTTTATTTCGAATTCTCTGGACAAGTAAACCTGTAGAGCCTTCCTTTCTTCAGGATCATTTCCTGTAACCACcatgtcatccacatacacaatAAGTGTAGTGATCTTACCCTGTTGTTTCTTTAGGAATAAAGTGTGGTCTGAATTGCTTTGATGGTAACCAAAGGCTTTCATAGACTTTGTGAATCTTCCGAACCACGCCCTCggagattgtttcaatccatatagtgacTTTTGTAATCTGCACACCTTCTGACTATGTATTTCTGGTATCATGCATCCGGGTGGGAGTTCCATGTAGACTTCTTCGGACAACTCTCCATGTAGAAAGGTGTTCTTCATAATGGCCAATCCAAGTTCGCAGCTAGAGACAACAAGACACGTACTGTATTGattttagctacaggtgcaaatgtctctgtATAATCGATCCCATAGGTTTGGGTGTACCCTTTTGCCACCAGTCTCGCCTTAAAGCGTTCAATTGTACCATCTGCTTTGTACTTCACAGTATAAACCCAACGACATCCAACTGGTTTCTTTCCTGGTGGACGGTCAACAAGTTCCCAGGTTTTATTTTCCTGCAATGATTTCATCTCCTCATTCATAGCGGCTTTCCATCTTGGGTCAGCTAAGGCTTCCTGCACATTGTTAGGAATAGATACAGTAGATAACTGATTTACAAATGACTGATTTGATTCTGACAAACGATGGTTAGACACATAATGACTCATGGGATATCTAATTTTACTAGAAAGTTCGGGTTCATATGTGGGTTTAGGGATACCTCTGGTGAGACACTATGGTAGCTGTTTTCTAGATGGTTCAGGAACATCCTCAATAAGCGATTGGTGTGGTGTATTGGCTGCCTGTGGGGTGAGGGACTCGGACGAAGGTGGAGCCACAACTTCTGTTTCTGGGTGTTCATCACTATTTTGATCCAAAGTTATATCATACACCTCCAATTCACCCACTTCTTGATTAATAGGTTCAGAGAGTTCCACTTCTTTAGAGATGTCTAAGTTACCCACATCCTCATAGATGTGAACATCAACATCTTCAGAGATGTGATCATCATAGTGTAGAGTCTGAATTTCCTTCTGGTACTCCCCCTAAAGTTCAGGCTCAGAGGAAAAATACATCGAGTCTTCATGAAAAACTACATCCAATGTAATAAACATTCGTTGGGTTGGAGGATGATAGCATCGGTACCCCTTTTGATAAGCAACATATCCTAGAAAGACACATCGCAGTGCTCGAGGAGATAACTTGTTGCGCTGATGCTTATGGAGGTGTACAAATGCTACACAACCAAAGACGTGAGGAGATAAATTTGGGACAGCTAGAGCAACAACCGCCTCAGCGAGAACCTGGGATGGTGTCTGGAAATCAATAGTGCTGGAGGGTACCCGGTTAATCAAATATGCTGTAGAGGTAAGTGCTTCGCCCCAATAAGACAATGGCATATGGGCTTCTATCAATGAAGCACGGACAACCTCCAACAAGTGACGATTTTTTCTCTCAGCCACCCCGTTCTGCTGAGGTGTATTGGAACAAGTAGTTTGATGTATAATTCCGTGTGCTTCCAAATACTGCTGAAGTTCAGAACTCaaatattcacctccattgtcactACGGAGAACTTGAACTTGTGCATTGTACTGAGTACGAACCATgttataaattttttgaaataacaaGTTCACTTCACTTTTAGACTTCATTAAGCACACCCAAGTCATTCTGGTACAATCGTCAATAAAAGTAACAAACCAACGTGATCCACCCAATGTAGTGACTTTGGACGGACCCCAAACATTAGAATGTATGACCATAAAAGGAACTAGACTTTTATTCAAAGTTAATGGAAAAGAAGCATGATGGCTTTTTGCAAGTTCACAAACTTCACACCGGAAGCTAGAAACAACAAATTTTGCAAATAAACTAGGAAATAATTTCTTCAGGTAACCAAAGGAAGCATGCCCCAGACGTCGATGCCATAACCAGATTTCAGATTTATGCTTCTCCCCCTCAGAGCTATCCACCATTAGAGCTTGACGCAGCTTGTCCGAACTCTTTGACACCAAGTCCAAGTAATACAACTTCCCTCGCCTAACACCACAACCAATCGTTTGCCTCATTCGGATGTCCTTAAACACACAAAAATCAGGCCAGAAAATTACAACACAAAGTAAAGCAGCGGTGATTTGGGAAACTGACAACAAATTGTA contains:
- the LOC131875917 gene encoding uncharacterized mitochondrial protein AtMg00820-like, which encodes MSHYVSNHRLSESNQSFVNQLSTVSIPNNVQEALADPRWKAAMNEEMKSLQENKTWELVDRPPGKKPVGCRWVYTVKYKADGTIERFKARLVAKGYTQTYGIDYTETFAPVAKINTVRVLLSLAANLDWPL